A window of Pseudomonas monteilii contains these coding sequences:
- a CDS encoding 7-carboxy-7-deazaguanine synthase, which translates to MQDTLRITEVFYSLQGETRTAGLPTVFVRLTGCPLRCQYCDSAYAFTGGTQRTLDDLLEQVAGFRPRYVCVTGGEPLAQPNALPLMQRLCDAGFEVSLETSGALDISVVDPRVSRVVDLKTPGSLEAHRNRYENIEHLTRNDQVKFVICSREDYDWAVSRLIQHDLAQRAGEVLFSPSHGQVSATDLADWIVADNLPVRFQLQLHKLLWNDEPGR; encoded by the coding sequence ATGCAAGACACATTACGCATCACCGAAGTGTTCTATTCACTCCAGGGTGAAACCAGAACGGCTGGCCTGCCGACCGTTTTCGTCCGCCTGACCGGCTGCCCGCTGCGCTGCCAGTACTGCGACAGCGCCTACGCCTTCACCGGCGGCACGCAGCGCACCCTCGATGACCTCCTCGAGCAGGTCGCCGGCTTCCGCCCGCGCTACGTCTGCGTCACCGGTGGCGAGCCCCTGGCCCAGCCCAATGCGTTGCCGCTGATGCAGCGCCTGTGCGACGCCGGCTTTGAGGTGTCGCTGGAAACCAGCGGTGCGCTGGACATCTCGGTGGTGGACCCGCGCGTCAGCCGCGTCGTCGACCTGAAGACGCCCGGCTCGCTGGAAGCCCATCGCAACCGCTACGAGAACATCGAGCACCTGACCCGCAACGACCAGGTCAAGTTCGTCATCTGCTCGCGCGAGGACTACGACTGGGCCGTGTCTCGGCTGATCCAGCACGATCTGGCGCAACGCGCTGGCGAGGTGCTGTTCTCGCCCAGCCATGGCCAGGTCAGCGCTACCGACCTGGCGGACTGGATCGTCGCCGATAACCTTCCGGTTCGCTTCCAGTTGCAGCTGCACAAGCTGCTGTGGAACGACGAGCCTGGCCGCTGA
- a CDS encoding 7-cyano-7-deazaguanine synthase gives MTEKRAVILLSGGLDSATVVAMAQAQGYRCYTMSFDYGQRHRAELQAAARVARDLGVVEHKVIGLNLDGIGGSALTDSTIDVPETPGEGIPVTYVPARNTVFLSLALGWAEVLEARDIFIGVNAVDYSGYPDCRPEFVEAFERLANLATKAGVEGQGFRIQAPLQNMSKAQIVQAGLARGVDYSLTVSCYQADADGRACGKCDSCRLRADGFRNAGVADPTRYF, from the coding sequence ATGACAGAAAAACGCGCAGTCATCCTGCTGTCCGGCGGGCTCGATTCGGCGACCGTGGTGGCCATGGCCCAGGCCCAGGGGTACCGCTGCTACACCATGAGTTTCGACTACGGCCAGCGCCATCGCGCCGAGCTGCAGGCCGCTGCCCGGGTCGCACGTGACCTGGGTGTCGTCGAGCACAAGGTCATCGGCCTGAACCTCGACGGCATCGGTGGCTCTGCCTTGACCGACAGCACCATCGATGTGCCGGAAACACCCGGAGAAGGCATCCCGGTCACCTACGTGCCGGCGCGCAACACCGTCTTCCTGTCACTGGCGCTCGGCTGGGCCGAGGTGCTCGAGGCGCGGGACATCTTCATCGGCGTCAACGCCGTGGACTACTCCGGGTACCCCGACTGTCGGCCCGAGTTCGTCGAAGCCTTCGAGCGCCTGGCCAACCTGGCGACCAAGGCCGGGGTGGAAGGGCAGGGCTTCCGCATCCAGGCGCCGTTGCAGAACATGAGCAAGGCGCAGATCGTCCAGGCGGGGCTGGCGCGCGGTGTCGACTACAGCCTGACCGTGTCCTGCTACCAGGCCGATGCCGATGGGCGTGCCTGTGGCAAGTGCGACAGCTGCCGTCTGCGGGCGGACGGCTTCAGAAACGCCGGCGTCGCCGACCCGACCCGTTATTTCTGA
- a CDS encoding quinolinate synthase A, whose product MTQISERLLVQAHLDAKQPVPLTPEQEADYRQAIAAELKARDAVLVAHFYCDPVIQALAEETGGCVSDSLEMARFGNQHAASTVVVAGVRFMGETAKILNPEKRVLMPTLEATCSLDLGCPVGDFSAFCDQHPERTVVVYANTSAAVKARADWVVTSSCALEIVESLMDNGETILWGPDQHLGRYIQKQTGADMLMWDGACIVHEEFKSRQLADMKALYPDAAILVHPESPESVIDLADAVGSTSQLIAAAQTLPHRTFIVATDRGIFYKMQQLCPDKVFIEAPTAGNGAACRSCAHCPWMAMNTLERTLECLRQGSNEITVDPALVPRAIKPLKRMLDFTQAARMRVAGNA is encoded by the coding sequence ATGACTCAGATTTCCGAACGCCTGTTGGTTCAAGCCCACCTCGACGCCAAGCAGCCCGTCCCGCTCACGCCCGAGCAGGAAGCCGACTACCGCCAGGCCATCGCCGCTGAACTCAAGGCACGGGACGCCGTGCTGGTGGCGCATTTCTACTGCGACCCGGTGATCCAGGCCTTGGCCGAAGAGACCGGCGGCTGCGTGTCCGACTCGCTGGAAATGGCCCGCTTCGGCAACCAGCACGCCGCCAGCACCGTGGTGGTGGCCGGCGTTCGCTTCATGGGCGAGACGGCGAAGATCCTCAATCCGGAAAAGCGCGTGCTGATGCCGACCCTGGAGGCGACCTGCTCGCTCGACCTGGGGTGCCCGGTGGGCGACTTTTCGGCCTTCTGCGACCAGCACCCCGAGCGCACCGTGGTGGTGTACGCCAACACCTCGGCGGCGGTGAAAGCCCGCGCCGACTGGGTGGTGACGTCCAGTTGCGCCCTGGAGATCGTCGAAAGCCTGATGGACAACGGCGAGACCATTCTCTGGGGGCCGGATCAGCACCTGGGGCGCTACATCCAGAAGCAGACCGGGGCCGACATGCTGATGTGGGATGGTGCCTGCATCGTGCACGAGGAATTCAAGTCGCGGCAGTTGGCCGACATGAAAGCGTTGTACCCCGACGCCGCGATCCTGGTGCACCCGGAGTCGCCCGAGTCGGTGATCGACCTGGCCGATGCCGTAGGTTCCACCAGCCAGCTGATCGCCGCCGCGCAGACCTTGCCTCACCGTACGTTCATCGTCGCCACCGACCGAGGCATCTTCTACAAGATGCAGCAGCTGTGTCCGGACAAGGTGTTCATCGAGGCGCCTACCGCCGGGAACGGCGCGGCCTGCCGCAGCTGCGCGCATTGCCCGTGGATGGCGATGAACACCCTGGAGCGGACGCTGGAGTGCCTGCGCCAGGGCAGCAATGAGATCACCGTCGACCCGGCCCTGGTGCCTCGGGCGATCAAGCCGCTCAAGCGCATGCTGGACTTCACCCAGGCGGCGCGCATGCGCGTGGCGGGGAATGCCTGA
- a CDS encoding heme oxygenase, with the protein MNAPAPSPSAPGRCKRLKAASSSEHDTVDQLVMSVRPFDDRERYVRFLTVQHRFHGSLQALYSDPSLNRRLPGLALLSRFDAVQQDLRDLGVTVPPAPEPVDATVAQALGWLYCSEGSNLGAAFLFKQTQRLGLDAERGARHLAPHPDGRALHWREFVAALDGLDLNDAQEAHAIEGAIAAFDSYRRHVREVFELEAATA; encoded by the coding sequence ATGAACGCACCCGCGCCCTCCCCGTCGGCCCCAGGACGCTGCAAGCGCCTCAAGGCGGCCAGCAGCAGCGAGCATGACACCGTCGACCAGTTGGTGATGTCGGTACGGCCATTCGACGATCGCGAGCGCTACGTGCGCTTCCTGACCGTGCAACACCGTTTTCACGGCAGTCTGCAGGCGTTGTACAGCGACCCTTCCCTCAACCGTCGCTTGCCTGGCCTGGCCCTGCTCTCGCGCTTCGACGCCGTGCAGCAGGACCTTCGCGACCTGGGTGTGACGGTACCGCCAGCGCCCGAGCCGGTAGATGCCACCGTCGCCCAGGCGCTGGGCTGGCTGTACTGCAGCGAAGGCTCCAACCTGGGCGCGGCGTTCCTGTTCAAGCAGACGCAACGGCTGGGCCTGGACGCCGAGCGGGGTGCCCGGCACCTGGCCCCTCACCCGGACGGGCGCGCCCTGCACTGGCGTGAGTTCGTCGCCGCCCTGGATGGACTGGACTTGAACGACGCCCAGGAGGCGCACGCCATCGAAGGCGCCATCGCGGCCTTCGACAGTTACCGTCGGCATGTGCGTGAGGTGTTCGAGCTGGAGGCCGCCACGGCCTGA
- a CDS encoding tol-pal system protein YbgF: MRIGRRVVTVLALSLPLAAWAAVPVINDNAGSGGSSSYPPAGYGTNGAYAGGGVSTPPSAQGQLFMQLQQMQDQISRQQGIIEELQNDVARMKQEGLERYQDLDRRLSSAPAPTVPSENSASGAAAGTPASNAAAPAAASAEPGDPAKEKLYYDAAFDLIKAKDFEKASQAFNAFLRKYPNSQYAGNAQYWLGEVNLAKGDLPSASQAFAKVSQAYPKHSKVPDSLYKLADVERRMGHTDKVKGILQQVISQYPGTSAAQLAQRDLQKL; this comes from the coding sequence ATGCGCATCGGCCGTCGTGTTGTAACCGTCCTCGCCCTCAGCCTGCCGCTTGCGGCCTGGGCTGCGGTCCCTGTCATCAATGACAATGCCGGCAGTGGTGGCTCCAGCAGCTATCCGCCGGCAGGTTACGGCACGAACGGCGCCTATGCCGGAGGTGGGGTTTCGACCCCGCCTTCGGCACAGGGTCAACTGTTCATGCAGTTGCAGCAAATGCAGGACCAGATTTCAAGGCAACAGGGCATCATCGAAGAGCTGCAAAACGATGTGGCGCGCATGAAACAGGAAGGCCTGGAACGTTACCAGGACCTGGATCGTCGCCTCAGCAGCGCTCCGGCCCCCACCGTACCATCCGAGAATTCCGCCAGCGGCGCTGCTGCTGGCACCCCTGCGTCGAATGCGGCAGCGCCTGCCGCTGCCAGCGCCGAGCCCGGTGATCCGGCCAAGGAAAAGCTGTACTACGACGCTGCCTTCGACCTGATCAAGGCCAAGGATTTCGAAAAGGCCAGCCAGGCGTTCAATGCGTTCCTGCGCAAGTACCCCAATAGCCAGTACGCCGGCAATGCCCAGTACTGGTTGGGTGAAGTGAACCTGGCCAAGGGCGATCTGCCCAGCGCCAGCCAGGCTTTCGCCAAGGTCAGCCAAGCCTATCCCAAGCACAGCAAGGTGCCGGATTCGCTGTACAAGCTGGCTGACGTAGAGCGTCGCATGGGGCATACCGACAAGGTCAAGGGCATCCTCCAGCAGGTGATCAGCCAGTACCCCGGTACGTCGGCCGCCCAGCTCGCCCAGCGCGACCTGCAAAAGCTCTGA